A region from the Cryptosporangium arvum DSM 44712 genome encodes:
- a CDS encoding DUF5130 family protein has translation MANGAAAAGPFSSRQLFRIDEALTAADRETGLTFSVYVGGLEEPLRGSAETMLDALPAPEDSVLLAVSPNQRALEIVTGQRAAKRIPDRACELAGMSMRAAFQGGDLAGGIVTGLRMLADRAGAARSERR, from the coding sequence ATCGCGAACGGTGCGGCCGCGGCCGGGCCGTTCAGCTCGCGGCAGCTGTTCCGCATCGACGAGGCACTCACCGCCGCTGACCGGGAGACCGGGCTGACGTTCAGCGTGTACGTGGGTGGGCTCGAGGAGCCGCTGCGCGGCAGCGCCGAGACGATGCTCGACGCGTTGCCCGCGCCGGAGGACTCGGTGCTGCTCGCGGTCTCGCCCAACCAGCGTGCGCTGGAGATCGTCACCGGTCAGCGGGCCGCGAAGCGCATCCCCGACCGCGCCTGCGAGCTGGCCGGCATGTCCATGCGAGCGGCGTTCCAGGGCGGCGACCTGGCCGGCGGCATCGTCACCGGCCTCCGCATGCTCGCGGACCGGGCGGGGGCGGCCCGCTCAGAACGACGCTGA
- the pepN gene encoding aminopeptidase N, which translates to MAGTNLTLGEARERGDLLEVASYHITLDLTDGTGKPGTDTFRSVTEVKFSARRPGASTFIDLIAKTVRAATLNGTALDVSGYDPEKGLELSGLEADNVLVVDADCLYMNTGEGLHRFVDPVDDEVYLYSQFETGDAKRVYACFDQPDLKATFTLEVTAPDHWEVVSNTTPEKAGAVRKFPPTARMSTYITALVAGPYHKVTDLHDDIPLGLYCRQSLKEFLDPDEIFEITKQGFDFFHEHFGVRYPFGKYDQLIVPEFNAGAMENAGCVTITESYIFRGKVTDYVRENRANTILHEMAHMWFGDLVTMRWWDDLWLNESFAEWAAHWAAAGGTRFTDSWAAFCTDRKGWGYRQDQLSSTHPIAADIPDMQAVEVNFDGITYAKGASVLKQLVAFVGEDEFVSGLRSYFKAHAFGNTTLADLLTALTEASGRDLSNWSAQWLETAGVNTLRPSFTLAPDGSYASFAVTQEGMAEHGTLRAHRIAIGLYDLSESTGKLIRRRRVETDIHGARTEIDDLVGETPPAVVLLNDDDLTYAKIRLDERSLSTVVDHIGGFTESLPRSLLWATAWDMCRDAELPTRDYVRLVLNGLAAESTISVVETQLRQARAALASYADPEWAPTGYALVADAALERLRAAEPGSDVQLVWARTFAGTARTDENIAVLKALLDGSEIVPGLEVDTELRWDFLQSLVARGAAGEAEITAELERDNTDQGSKEAATARALVPTAEAKAAAWHLATEDDTIPNQVGLSVIRGFGHPDQAALLEPYVERFFAAVSDVWARRTSEVAQNVAVLLYPAWAVSEDTVARTDAWLAGADHPPALRRLVVEGKDRLVRALRARACDASASS; encoded by the coding sequence TTGGCCGGTACCAATCTCACCCTCGGCGAAGCCAGGGAACGCGGAGATCTTCTCGAGGTCGCGTCGTACCACATCACGCTCGACCTGACCGATGGCACCGGTAAACCCGGAACCGACACGTTCCGTTCGGTCACCGAGGTCAAGTTCAGCGCCAGACGACCCGGCGCCAGCACGTTCATCGACCTGATCGCGAAGACCGTCCGGGCGGCGACGCTCAACGGGACGGCGCTCGACGTCAGCGGCTACGACCCCGAAAAGGGTCTGGAGCTGTCCGGCCTGGAGGCCGACAACGTCCTCGTCGTCGACGCGGACTGCCTCTACATGAACACCGGCGAAGGCCTGCACCGCTTCGTCGACCCGGTCGACGACGAGGTCTACCTGTACTCGCAGTTCGAGACCGGCGACGCCAAGCGCGTCTACGCCTGTTTCGACCAGCCCGACCTCAAGGCGACGTTCACGCTCGAGGTCACGGCACCCGACCACTGGGAGGTCGTGTCGAACACGACCCCCGAGAAGGCCGGCGCGGTCCGGAAGTTCCCGCCCACCGCACGGATGTCCACCTACATCACCGCGCTCGTCGCCGGCCCGTACCACAAGGTCACCGACCTGCACGACGACATCCCGCTGGGCCTGTACTGCCGGCAGTCGCTCAAGGAGTTCCTCGACCCCGACGAGATCTTCGAGATCACGAAGCAGGGGTTCGACTTCTTCCACGAGCACTTCGGCGTGCGTTACCCGTTCGGGAAGTACGACCAGCTGATCGTCCCCGAGTTCAACGCGGGCGCGATGGAGAACGCCGGCTGCGTCACGATCACCGAGTCCTACATCTTCCGCGGCAAGGTCACCGACTACGTCCGCGAGAACCGCGCCAACACGATCCTGCACGAGATGGCCCACATGTGGTTCGGCGATCTCGTCACGATGCGCTGGTGGGACGACCTCTGGCTGAACGAGTCGTTCGCCGAGTGGGCCGCCCACTGGGCCGCGGCCGGCGGCACCCGCTTCACCGACTCGTGGGCGGCGTTCTGCACCGACCGCAAGGGCTGGGGCTACCGGCAGGACCAGCTGTCCTCCACCCACCCGATCGCCGCCGACATCCCCGACATGCAGGCGGTCGAGGTCAACTTCGACGGCATCACCTACGCCAAGGGCGCCAGCGTCCTCAAGCAGCTGGTGGCCTTCGTCGGCGAAGACGAGTTCGTCTCCGGCCTGCGGTCGTACTTCAAGGCCCACGCGTTCGGCAACACGACGCTCGCCGACCTGCTCACCGCGCTCACCGAGGCCAGCGGCCGGGACCTGTCGAACTGGTCGGCGCAGTGGCTGGAGACCGCGGGCGTCAACACGCTGCGCCCGTCGTTCACGCTGGCCCCCGACGGTTCGTACGCCTCGTTCGCGGTCACCCAGGAGGGCATGGCCGAGCACGGCACGCTCCGGGCGCACCGCATCGCGATCGGCCTCTACGACCTGTCGGAGTCCACCGGCAAGCTGATCCGCCGCCGTCGCGTCGAGACCGACATCCACGGCGCGCGCACCGAGATCGACGACCTGGTCGGCGAGACCCCGCCCGCGGTGGTGCTGCTCAACGACGACGACCTGACGTACGCGAAGATCCGCCTCGACGAGCGGTCCCTGAGCACCGTCGTCGACCACATCGGCGGGTTCACCGAGTCGCTGCCCCGCTCGCTGCTCTGGGCCACCGCCTGGGACATGTGCCGCGACGCCGAGCTGCCCACCCGCGACTACGTGCGGCTGGTGCTCAACGGGCTCGCGGCCGAGTCGACGATAAGCGTCGTCGAGACGCAGCTGCGGCAGGCGCGGGCGGCACTCGCCTCCTACGCCGACCCGGAGTGGGCCCCCACCGGGTACGCACTGGTCGCGGACGCCGCGCTGGAGCGGCTGCGGGCCGCCGAGCCCGGCAGCGACGTCCAGTTGGTGTGGGCGCGTACGTTCGCCGGCACCGCGCGTACCGACGAGAACATCGCCGTGTTGAAGGCGCTGCTCGACGGCTCGGAAATCGTTCCGGGCCTCGAGGTCGACACCGAGCTGCGCTGGGACTTCCTGCAGTCGCTGGTCGCCAGGGGCGCCGCGGGCGAGGCGGAGATCACCGCCGAGCTCGAGCGTGACAACACCGACCAGGGCAGCAAGGAGGCCGCGACCGCCCGGGCACTGGTGCCCACCGCGGAGGCCAAGGCGGCCGCGTGGCACCTGGCCACCGAGGACGACACGATCCCCAACCAGGTCGGCCTCTCGGTCATCCGCGGCTTCGGCCACCCGGACCAGGCCGCGCTGCTCGAGCCGTACGTCGAGCGTTTCTTCGCGGCGGTCTCCGACGTCTGGGCCCGGCGCACCAGCGAGGTCGCCCAGAACGTCGCGGTGCTGCTCTACCCGGCCTGGGCCGTGAGCGAGGACACGGTGGCCCGCACCGACGCGTGGCTGGCCGGTGCCGACCACCCGCCGGCGCTGCGCCGCCTGGTCGTGGAGGGCAAGGATCGCCTGGTCCGAGCTCTGCGGGCGCGCGCCTGCGACGCTTCCGCCAGTTCCTAG
- a CDS encoding DsbA family protein, whose amino-acid sequence MSEQRTPVDFWFDPLCPWAWMTSRWVLEAAKVRPLDVTFHVMSLAVLNEGRDLEEHYTEMMKKAWGPVRVVIAAEQAHGNEVVLPLYTALGNRIHLQKVELDDPSLLTDALREVGLPESLAEAATSTEYDEALKKSHHAGMDPVGMDVGTPVIHVPGPDGPVAFFGPVVTPAPKGEAAARLWDGAVLVASVPGFYELKRTRTSGPIFD is encoded by the coding sequence ATGAGTGAGCAGAGGACCCCGGTCGATTTCTGGTTCGATCCGCTGTGCCCGTGGGCGTGGATGACGTCGCGCTGGGTGCTGGAGGCGGCGAAGGTCCGCCCGCTTGACGTCACGTTCCACGTGATGAGCCTGGCCGTGCTCAACGAGGGCCGGGATCTCGAGGAGCACTACACCGAGATGATGAAGAAGGCCTGGGGGCCGGTGCGTGTCGTCATCGCCGCCGAGCAGGCCCACGGCAACGAAGTCGTGCTGCCGCTCTACACCGCACTGGGCAACCGGATCCACCTGCAGAAGGTGGAACTGGACGACCCGTCGCTGCTGACCGACGCGCTGCGCGAGGTCGGGCTCCCGGAGTCGCTGGCCGAGGCGGCCACCTCGACCGAGTACGACGAGGCGCTGAAGAAGTCGCACCACGCCGGTATGGACCCGGTGGGCATGGACGTCGGCACGCCGGTGATCCACGTGCCCGGGCCGGACGGACCGGTGGCCTTCTTCGGGCCGGTCGTGACGCCGGCTCCCAAGGGCGAGGCGGCGGCCCGGCTCTGGGACGGCGCGGTGCTGGTGGCGTCGGTGCCGGGCTTCTACGAGCTCAAGCGCACCCGTACTTCGGGACCCATCTTCGATTAG
- a CDS encoding DUF1015 family protein, which produces MSAIHPIPVGWVSTGGTGAQNYDEFADDAEITALVAGNPDSMLGVEMPHRTPEAVADGLDFAAALPTAVARLRGLVDREKFTPFTESIAVYRIGESFLGMFCLVDTAEIGGGRVIRNEEVFAAKVAERTALIRALGVLTSPVLLVQASDSLRSALSALTLGEPAVSDTDRHGQTHSVWLVGPGADQDRLLAAADVGELVVADGNHRSLAAQEAGLSRFLAVVAPASSASIRPYQRLLRRLSMPVAGVLDGLRSVGCGVDAVDAPPATPRRGTVVLYAEGRTYEVKLPSVAGGTVDRIDHTVVEQLLVRQVLGLTPDDPAISYVGGDYPASWLAAEVDAGRAALAVLLAPVTVEDFVAVNLERATMPRKSTWFTPKARTGLVLADLEMPT; this is translated from the coding sequence ATGAGTGCAATACACCCCATACCGGTTGGATGGGTGTCGACCGGAGGAACAGGCGCACAGAACTACGACGAGTTCGCTGACGACGCGGAGATCACGGCGCTGGTGGCCGGCAATCCCGACTCCATGCTCGGGGTGGAGATGCCGCACCGGACGCCGGAGGCCGTCGCCGACGGACTCGACTTCGCTGCCGCGCTGCCGACCGCGGTCGCGCGGCTGCGAGGCCTCGTCGACCGGGAGAAGTTCACGCCGTTCACCGAATCGATCGCCGTCTACCGGATCGGTGAGAGCTTCCTGGGGATGTTCTGCCTCGTCGACACCGCCGAGATCGGTGGTGGCCGGGTGATCCGCAACGAGGAAGTGTTCGCGGCGAAGGTGGCCGAGCGCACCGCGCTGATCCGCGCGCTGGGCGTGCTGACCAGCCCTGTGCTGCTGGTGCAGGCCTCGGACTCGCTGCGCTCGGCGTTGTCCGCGCTGACGCTGGGGGAGCCGGCGGTCTCGGACACCGACCGGCACGGGCAGACGCACTCGGTCTGGCTGGTCGGGCCGGGCGCCGACCAGGATCGCCTGCTCGCGGCGGCCGACGTGGGCGAGCTCGTCGTCGCCGACGGCAACCACCGCAGTCTCGCGGCCCAGGAGGCCGGCCTGTCCCGGTTCCTCGCCGTGGTGGCCCCGGCGTCGTCGGCGTCGATCCGGCCCTACCAGCGGCTCCTGCGGCGCCTGTCGATGCCGGTGGCCGGGGTGCTGGACGGCCTGCGGTCCGTCGGCTGCGGCGTCGACGCCGTGGACGCGCCCCCGGCCACGCCCCGGCGCGGAACCGTCGTGCTCTACGCCGAGGGCCGCACCTACGAGGTGAAGCTTCCCTCCGTCGCCGGCGGCACCGTCGACCGGATCGACCACACGGTCGTCGAGCAGTTGCTGGTCCGCCAGGTTCTGGGCCTCACCCCGGACGACCCGGCGATCTCCTACGTCGGCGGTGACTACCCGGCGAGCTGGCTGGCCGCCGAGGTCGACGCCGGGCGCGCGGCGCTCGCCGTCCTGCTCGCGCCGGTGACCGTCGAGGACTTCGTGGCGGTCAACCTCGAGCGGGCGACGATGCCGCGCAAGAGCACGTGGTTCACCCCGAAAGCCCGGACGGGGCTCGTCCTCGCGGATCTGGAGATGCCTACATGA
- a CDS encoding alpha/beta hydrolase yields MNLHPQAVADLASETIPDGPVPEPTLADIAAARAAENDNAPMLGGPPAPVAIVVDLEADGVPIRLYNPRGGRGTPVMFFLHGGGWVGDSLVTHDAACRRLANRSHCAVVAIDYRLAPEYPWPAQVEDAVHALAWVRDHADELGLDISRTAVVGDSAGATLAAILARRARDAHVAFDFQALIYPPVEPFAEPPLGPDPRDGTEHGLSVGEMNWAWKTWLGGADPDNEDVAPARIKDMAGLPPTLIVTAEFDVLRDGAEAFGEALAGAGVPVVTTRYLGVPHGFFRRLAVYDASRAAVDQVAAAVKDVLDPIAFPVQVS; encoded by the coding sequence ATGAATCTGCACCCGCAAGCCGTTGCGGACCTCGCCAGCGAAACCATCCCCGACGGGCCGGTGCCGGAGCCCACGCTCGCGGACATCGCCGCGGCGCGGGCGGCGGAGAACGACAACGCGCCGATGCTCGGCGGCCCGCCGGCGCCGGTGGCGATCGTCGTCGACCTGGAGGCCGACGGCGTCCCGATCCGGCTCTACAACCCGCGCGGCGGACGCGGAACGCCGGTGATGTTCTTCCTGCACGGCGGCGGCTGGGTCGGCGACAGCCTGGTCACCCACGACGCCGCGTGCCGCCGGCTGGCGAACCGGTCGCACTGCGCGGTCGTGGCGATCGACTACCGGCTCGCGCCCGAGTACCCGTGGCCGGCCCAGGTCGAGGACGCCGTGCACGCGCTCGCCTGGGTCCGCGACCACGCCGACGAGCTCGGCCTGGACATCAGCCGCACCGCGGTCGTCGGCGACTCGGCGGGGGCCACGCTGGCCGCGATCCTGGCCCGCCGTGCCCGCGACGCGCACGTCGCGTTCGACTTCCAGGCGCTGATCTACCCGCCGGTCGAGCCGTTCGCCGAGCCGCCGCTCGGCCCCGACCCGCGCGACGGCACCGAGCACGGGCTGAGCGTCGGGGAGATGAACTGGGCCTGGAAGACCTGGCTCGGAGGCGCCGACCCGGACAACGAGGACGTCGCCCCGGCGCGGATCAAGGACATGGCCGGTCTGCCGCCGACGCTCATCGTCACGGCCGAGTTCGACGTGCTGCGCGACGGCGCGGAGGCGTTCGGCGAGGCGCTCGCCGGAGCGGGGGTACCCGTGGTCACGACCCGCTACCTGGGCGTGCCCCACGGGTTCTTCCGGCGGCTCGCGGTGTACGACGCCTCGCGGGCCGCGGTCGACCAGGTGGCGGCCGCGGTGAAGGACGTGCTGGACCCGATCGCCTTCCCCGTCCAGGTTTCTTGA
- a CDS encoding ribose-5-phosphate isomerase: MRVYVGSDHAGFELKQHLVEHLTKAGHDVVDVGPHQYDAEDDYPPFCLDAARKVVADPGSLGVVIGGSGNGEQIAANKVPGVRAALAWNIETAQLTRQHNDANVVGIGARMHSAEDATTIVDAFLATEFSGEARHARRIEILAEFERTGEYPPLP; this comes from the coding sequence ATGCGCGTCTACGTTGGCTCCGACCACGCCGGATTCGAGCTGAAGCAGCACCTGGTCGAGCACCTCACGAAGGCCGGGCACGACGTCGTCGACGTCGGCCCGCACCAGTACGACGCGGAGGACGACTACCCGCCGTTCTGCCTGGACGCGGCCCGGAAGGTCGTCGCCGACCCGGGCAGCCTCGGCGTCGTGATCGGCGGGTCCGGCAACGGTGAGCAGATCGCGGCGAACAAGGTGCCCGGGGTGCGTGCCGCCCTGGCCTGGAACATCGAGACCGCTCAGCTGACCCGCCAGCACAACGACGCGAACGTCGTCGGCATCGGGGCGCGGATGCACTCGGCCGAGGACGCCACCACGATCGTCGACGCGTTCCTCGCGACGGAGTTCAGCGGCGAGGCGCGCCACGCCCGCCGGATCGAGATCCTGGCCGAGTTCGAGCGCACGGGTGAGTACCCGCCACTGCCCTAG
- a CDS encoding Fpg/Nei family DNA glycosylase produces MPEGHTIHRLARRHKRLFGGAVVGASSPQGRFEAGAAGLDGLTLRGTDAHGKHLFHDYGDRWLHVHLGLYGTFTDGTGEPPAVRGQIRLRLTGGRKGPVWAELRGPTACEVLDDGARDALLARLGPDPLRPDAEPDLAWRRVSRSRTSIGALLMRQDVLSGVGNVYRAEALFRGGIDPYRAGRDVSRAEWDAVWDDLVVMMTDGVRAGRIRTLRPEHKLREPAGRGAGRYVYHRAARPCRLCGTPVRTAVVEGRNLFWCPLCQK; encoded by the coding sequence GTGCCCGAAGGTCACACGATCCACCGGTTGGCCCGACGGCACAAGCGGCTGTTCGGCGGCGCGGTGGTGGGGGCCTCGAGCCCGCAGGGACGCTTCGAGGCCGGGGCCGCCGGCCTGGACGGGCTGACGCTGCGCGGCACGGACGCGCACGGCAAGCACCTGTTCCACGACTACGGTGACCGCTGGCTCCACGTCCACCTGGGCCTGTACGGAACGTTCACCGACGGCACGGGGGAGCCGCCCGCGGTCCGGGGGCAGATCCGGCTGCGGCTGACCGGGGGACGCAAGGGTCCGGTCTGGGCCGAGCTGCGTGGGCCGACGGCCTGCGAGGTGCTCGACGACGGAGCGCGGGACGCGTTACTGGCACGGCTCGGCCCCGACCCGCTCCGCCCGGACGCCGAGCCCGACCTGGCCTGGCGGCGCGTCAGCCGTAGCCGCACGTCGATCGGCGCGCTGTTGATGCGCCAGGACGTGCTCTCCGGCGTCGGCAACGTGTACCGCGCGGAGGCGCTGTTCCGTGGCGGGATCGACCCGTACCGGGCCGGTCGGGACGTCTCCCGGGCCGAGTGGGACGCGGTCTGGGACGACCTGGTCGTGATGATGACCGACGGGGTGCGGGCCGGACGCATCCGGACCCTCCGGCCGGAGCACAAGCTGCGTGAGCCGGCCGGTCGCGGCGCCGGCCGCTACGTCTACCACCGGGCCGCGCGGCCGTGCCGGCTCTGCGGAACGCCGGTGCGGACGGCCGTCGTCGAGGGGCGGAACCTATTCTGGTGCCCGCTATGTCAGAAGTGA
- a CDS encoding ATP-binding protein, with product MRALIELEPVPRSPRLARRFVADTLGPQADVELVDAAELLVTELVTNAVVHARSRARVLIVTTGDRGRVRIEVHDDAFEPPRMGSFDPDATSGRGLALVNAMSDRWGVEPQGPARPGKRIWFELEVRTSLLT from the coding sequence ATCCGCGCCCTGATCGAGCTCGAACCCGTACCACGCAGCCCCCGGCTGGCGCGGCGGTTCGTGGCCGACACGCTCGGCCCGCAGGCGGACGTCGAACTGGTGGATGCGGCCGAGCTGTTGGTCACCGAGCTGGTGACGAACGCCGTCGTGCACGCGCGCTCCCGGGCGCGCGTGCTGATCGTCACGACCGGCGACCGGGGCCGCGTCCGCATCGAGGTGCACGACGACGCGTTCGAGCCGCCGCGGATGGGCAGTTTCGACCCCGACGCGACGTCCGGCCGCGGCCTCGCGCTGGTGAACGCGATGTCCGACCGCTGGGGCGTCGAACCCCAGGGTCCGGCGCGCCCCGGGAAGCGGATCTGGTTCGAGCTCGAGGTCAGAACCTCACTTCTGACATAG
- a CDS encoding cupin domain-containing protein — MADFPWGRRPLLSTGLGFGDLFGLDDVDELLTRRGLRTPFIRLAKGGEVIDPRRYTSSGGAGAEIADQVDDERVTRLFLDGATIVLQALHRTWPPLVDFGQQLAADLGHPVQINAYVTPPQNQGFSAHYDVHDVFVLQVAGEKQWRIHAPVLTDPLRNQPWNSRAASVAARASEEPVIDTVLRPGDALYLPRGWLHSATSLGETSVHLTVGVHPVTRHSLVEVLAGLAAEDPSLRESLPLGFDPTDPSLLAGAVDALSSWLRTVDADAVADRLRERVWPQGRSEPVSPLAQERIVSSLTADTPVRLRGFLPHTVDVRADGVVLRLPDRTLTLPAVTAAAMKTVLSGTVVRAAELPDLDADDGLVLIRRLLREALVVPA; from the coding sequence GTGGCGGATTTCCCCTGGGGACGTCGGCCGCTGCTGAGCACCGGCCTCGGCTTCGGTGACCTGTTCGGCCTGGACGACGTCGACGAACTGCTCACCCGCCGCGGGCTGCGGACGCCGTTCATCCGGCTGGCCAAGGGCGGCGAGGTCATCGACCCCCGTCGGTACACCAGCTCCGGCGGTGCCGGCGCCGAGATCGCCGACCAGGTCGACGACGAGCGCGTCACCCGGCTCTTCCTCGACGGCGCCACGATCGTTCTGCAGGCGCTGCACCGCACCTGGCCACCGCTCGTCGACTTCGGACAGCAACTCGCCGCGGACCTCGGCCATCCGGTGCAGATCAACGCGTACGTCACGCCGCCGCAGAACCAGGGCTTCTCGGCCCACTACGACGTCCACGACGTGTTCGTGCTGCAGGTGGCGGGCGAGAAGCAGTGGCGGATCCACGCACCGGTGCTCACCGACCCGCTGCGTAACCAGCCGTGGAACTCGCGGGCCGCTTCGGTCGCCGCGCGGGCGTCAGAGGAACCGGTGATCGACACCGTCCTGCGCCCCGGCGACGCGCTCTACCTGCCGCGGGGCTGGCTGCACTCGGCGACCTCGCTGGGGGAGACGTCGGTCCACCTCACGGTCGGCGTGCACCCGGTGACCCGCCATTCGCTGGTGGAGGTGCTCGCCGGGTTGGCCGCCGAGGACCCGTCCCTGCGCGAGTCCCTGCCGCTGGGCTTCGACCCGACCGACCCGAGCCTGCTCGCCGGCGCGGTGGACGCGCTGTCGTCCTGGCTGCGGACAGTCGACGCCGACGCGGTCGCCGACCGTCTGCGTGAGCGGGTGTGGCCGCAGGGGCGGTCGGAGCCGGTGTCACCGCTGGCGCAGGAGCGAATCGTCTCGTCGCTGACCGCGGATACGCCGGTGCGGCTGCGGGGCTTCCTGCCCCACACCGTGGACGTCCGCGCGGACGGCGTCGTGCTGCGCCTGCCGGACCGGACGCTCACGCTCCCGGCGGTCACCGCCGCCGCGATGAAGACGGTTCTGTCGGGCACGGTGGTGCGCGCCGCGGAACTGCCCGATCTCGATGCCGACGACGGCCTGGTGCTGATACGGCGCCTGCTGCGTGAGGCGCTGGTGGTACCGGCTTGA
- a CDS encoding sucrase ferredoxin: MPRCAVTARERGDQLFATAAPGERWLLVEHPGPWPRRAFEASPELTRVAERAVASGFRAVLIRRPGRSPAREVRSYAVVDARPGREGISWGTFTAEAELLDVPLALDPSFSDEPVHLVCAHGRHDTCCAVEGRPVAAALADAYPGRTWECSHVGGDRFSANLVLLPHGLYYGRLDPGAALEVAAAYRAGRVVPSLLRGRSVFAPAVQAAQHYARLESGNDGVDAFGPLGIEALDASTTRVRLEGATVTVRMGWSEPAVLTCAAGGPEVARVFSRVQ, translated from the coding sequence ATGCCGCGCTGCGCGGTCACCGCCCGGGAACGTGGCGACCAGCTGTTCGCCACGGCCGCGCCCGGGGAGCGCTGGCTGCTGGTGGAGCATCCCGGGCCGTGGCCCCGCCGGGCCTTCGAGGCGTCGCCGGAGCTGACGCGCGTGGCCGAGCGGGCCGTCGCGTCCGGGTTCCGGGCGGTGCTGATCCGGCGGCCGGGGCGCTCGCCGGCCCGCGAGGTCCGGTCCTACGCCGTAGTGGACGCGCGGCCGGGGCGGGAGGGCATCTCGTGGGGGACGTTCACCGCCGAGGCGGAGTTGCTCGACGTGCCGCTCGCGCTGGATCCGTCCTTCTCGGACGAGCCGGTGCACCTGGTGTGCGCGCACGGCCGGCACGACACGTGTTGTGCGGTGGAGGGCCGGCCGGTGGCGGCCGCGCTGGCCGACGCGTACCCCGGCCGTACCTGGGAGTGTTCACACGTCGGTGGCGACCGGTTCTCGGCGAACCTCGTGCTGCTGCCGCACGGCCTGTACTACGGGAGGCTCGATCCCGGCGCGGCCCTGGAGGTGGCCGCCGCGTACCGCGCCGGCCGGGTGGTGCCCTCGCTGTTGCGCGGCCGCTCGGTGTTCGCCCCGGCCGTGCAGGCCGCCCAGCACTACGCGCGCCTGGAGAGCGGCAACGACGGCGTCGACGCGTTCGGCCCGCTGGGGATCGAGGCACTCGACGCTTCGACGACCCGTGTGCGGCTCGAGGGTGCGACGGTCACCGTGCGTATGGGCTGGTCGGAGCCGGCGGTGCTGACGTGCGCCGCCGGCGGGCCCGAGGTGGCGCGGGTGTTCAGCCGCGTTCAGTAG
- a CDS encoding YkvA family protein: MARTGSGPLRRKTRLAAAAKVAREASRPGSPSIGARIGAVPRMIRASASGQYPGLSRLKLALLGVGVAYVVSPVDAMPELFMTIFGLADDVAVAVYLAGALFAETDNFLEWERMVAPPTINGHAY; the protein is encoded by the coding sequence ATGGCTCGCACCGGAAGTGGTCCCCTGCGACGCAAGACCCGGCTCGCCGCCGCGGCCAAGGTGGCCCGCGAAGCGTCCCGTCCGGGCTCGCCGTCGATCGGCGCCCGGATCGGCGCGGTCCCGCGCATGATCCGCGCCTCGGCGTCCGGCCAGTACCCCGGGCTGTCCCGGCTGAAGCTGGCCCTGCTCGGCGTCGGCGTCGCCTACGTCGTCTCCCCGGTCGACGCGATGCCGGAGCTGTTCATGACGATCTTCGGCCTCGCCGACGACGTCGCGGTCGCGGTGTACCTGGCCGGCGCGCTCTTCGCCGAGACCGACAACTTCCTCGAGTGGGAGCGGATGGTCGCGCCGCCCACGATCAACGGCCACGCCTACTGA
- a CDS encoding helix-turn-helix domain-containing protein, whose amino-acid sequence MHAPTTTTEIVLSVCCTGRPELVVLGPRTRALYYEPNGNPVAPRFRLTAGQARAAFGMPVTEFTDQVVPLPSADAGQLAERWLAAPSRPGAVLEPYLAAAAPAADRETRWVDAAAARLAGGTPIAAVADDLGVSERHLRNRFAAAVGVSPKHYARIQRVRRVLDEIGSAPFAQLAAQAGYYDQSHLGREFRQLMGVSPAAFAAGRRPAPRTCATTKAS is encoded by the coding sequence ATGCACGCGCCCACCACGACGACCGAGATCGTGCTCTCGGTCTGCTGCACGGGCCGCCCGGAGCTCGTCGTCCTCGGGCCGCGTACCCGCGCGCTCTACTACGAGCCGAACGGGAACCCCGTCGCGCCGCGGTTCCGCCTGACCGCGGGGCAGGCGCGGGCCGCGTTCGGGATGCCGGTGACCGAGTTCACCGATCAGGTGGTCCCGCTGCCGTCGGCGGACGCCGGGCAGCTGGCCGAGCGCTGGCTGGCGGCACCCTCCCGGCCGGGCGCCGTGCTCGAACCGTATCTGGCGGCCGCCGCGCCGGCCGCGGACCGGGAAACCCGCTGGGTCGACGCGGCGGCGGCCCGGCTCGCCGGTGGCACACCGATCGCCGCGGTCGCCGACGATCTGGGCGTGAGCGAGCGGCACCTGCGCAACCGGTTCGCCGCCGCCGTCGGCGTGTCACCGAAGCACTACGCCCGCATCCAGCGGGTCCGACGGGTTCTGGACGAGATCGGGTCGGCGCCGTTCGCTCAGCTCGCCGCGCAGGCCGGCTACTACGACCAGTCCCACCTCGGACGCGAGTTCCGTCAACTCATGGGCGTCTCCCCGGCCGCCTTCGCCGCCGGCCGGCGTCCGGCCCCCAGGACCTGCGCCACCACCAAGGCGTCCTGA